A single region of the Brassica rapa cultivar Chiifu-401-42 chromosome A03, CAAS_Brap_v3.01, whole genome shotgun sequence genome encodes:
- the LOC103855391 gene encoding LOW QUALITY PROTEIN: probable LRR receptor-like serine/threonine-protein kinase At5g37450 (The sequence of the model RefSeq protein was modified relative to this genomic sequence to represent the inferred CDS: substituted 1 base at 1 genomic stop codon), with product MSAVGLVLLVLSSCCLSLLDSQQITHPLDVSALHAVRRKLKDPMNHLQDWKKTDPCASNWTGVFCIADPSDGYLHVKELRLLNLNLTGTLAPELSHLANLTILNFMWNNLTGQVPPEVGNLTHLIFLLLSGNQLTGTLPQELGSLSNLLILQIDYNGISGDLPTSLANLKKLKHFHMNNNSITGQIPPEYSSLSDVLHFLMDNNKLTGYLPPELSQMASLKIIQLDNNNFVGTEIPSSYXKIPNLVKLSLRNCNLEGPVPDMSRSPVLYYLDLSSNKLTGEIPNKRFSGNITTINLYNNMLNGSIPSNFSGLARLQRLSLKNNNLSGEIPVIWEKISFTAEAKLILDLRYNLFTNVSNVLNPPSNVTVKLYGNPVCARVNEPNIADLCGVSTAVDVVESPGSSSDNSSSTGECKRQSCPVSENYEYVIGSPVPCFCAAPIGIGLRLRSPSFSDFRPYTVAYMLDVASNLGINLYQLSIESFSWQSGPRLAINMKVFPDLNSKFNSTELPRIVDFFATFSLDTDDSLGPYEIIYINLLGPYKDVTLNLYPSKSGMSKGVKIGIIVGGTIAFFLGLSFLALLLFFIKRKAKHVQQQQEPIPKSPMNMESVKGYNFMELDTATSSFSDLSQIGRGGYGKVYRGHLPCGLIVAVKRAEQGSLQGQKEFYTEIELLSRLHHRNLVSLLGYCDQKGEQMLVYEFMPNGSLQDALSARFREPLSFGLRLRIALGSARGILYLHTEADPPIIHRDIKPSNILLDNKMNPKVADFGISKLIALDGGGVQRDHVTTIVKGTPGYVDPEYYLSHRLTEKSDVYSMGIVFLEILTGMRPISHGRNIVREVKEAWEAGMMLSVIDESMGQDYSEEGVKRFMELAIRCCRDDPVERPGMLEIVRELENLFTKEEKPYSSPSVQSSASGFFAAGLGSYNNHSTFSQFTANELVSGVIPSIAPR from the exons ATGAGTGCGGTCGGCCTCGTTCTGCTGGTGTTGTCTTCTTGTTGCTTGTCTTTGCTGGATTCCCAACAGATCACTCATCCTCTTGATG TTAGTGCTCTGCACGCTGTTCGTCGCAAACTGAAGGACCCTATGAATCATCTTCAAGACTGGAAAAAGACGGATCCATGCGCCTCTAATTGGACTGGTGTTTTCTGCATCGCTGATCCTTCCGATGGCTATCTTCATGTTAAAGAGTT GCGGTTGCTGAATTTAAACCTCACAGGAACACTTGCACCTGAACTCAGCCATCTAGCGAACCTCACCATATT GAACTTCATGTGGAACAATCTAACGGGTCAGGTTCCACCAGAAGTAGGCAACTTGACTCATCTCATCTTCTT GCTGTTAAGTGGAAATCAACTGACGGGGACTTTGCCTCAAGAACTCGGCTCTCTTTCCAATCTCTTAATCCTTCAGATAGACTACAACGGCATCAGCGGAGACCTTCCAACGTCCTTAGCAAATCTGAAAAAACTGAAGCACTT CCACATGAACAACAACTCAATCACGGGTCAGATTCCCCCTGAGTACTCTTCCTTATCTGACGTTCTGCACTT CTTGATGGACAATAACAAGCTAACTGGATATCTTCCACCTGAGCTCTCTCAGATGGCAAGCTTAAAAATTAT ACAACTGGACAATAACAACTTTGTTGGGACAGAGATCCCATCTTCCTATTGAAAGATACCCAATCTCGTCAAACT GAGTCTCAGAAACTGCAATTTAGAAGGACCCGTTCCTGATATGAGCAGATCACCGGTTCTCTATTACTT AGATTTATCTTCCAACAAACTCACAGGAGAGATTCCCAACAAGAGGTTTTCTGGGAACATCACAACTAT TAACCTGTACAACAATATGCTCAACGGATCCATCCCTTCAAATTTTTCAGGCCTTGCACGTTTGCAGAGACT GTCTCTGAAGAACAACAACTTAAGCGGGGAGATTCCTGTGATATGGGAGAAGATTAGCTTTACTGCAGAGGCGAAACTGATCCT GGACTTGAGGTACAACTTGTTTACAAATGTGTCAAACGTTCTAAACCCTCCTTCCAATGTCACGGTCAA GCTTTACGGAAACCCAGTTTGTGCAAGAGTAAATGAGCCAAACATAGCTGATCTCTGTGGCGTCTCAACAGCAGTAGACGTGGTGGAATCTCCTGGAAGTTCTTCGGACAACTCGAGCAGCACGGGAGAATGCAAACGACAATCCTGCCCCGTGAGCGAAAACTACGAATACGTGATTGGTTCTCCAGTTCCATGTTTCTGCGCTGCACCAATTGGGATTGGACTTCGGCTTAGGAGTCCAAGTTTCTCTGACTTTCGACCTTACACAGTGGCCTATATGCTCGATGTGGCATCCAATCTCGGGATAAATCTCTATCAGCTGTCTATTGAATCATTCTCGTGGCAATCGGGTCCAAGGCTAGCCATCAACATGAAGGTTTTTCCAGATTTGAACAGTAAATTCAACTCAACGGAGCTTCCACGCATTGTTGACTTCTTTGCAACTTTCTCGCTGGATACCGACGATTCTCTTGGCCCCTACGAGATTATCTATATCAACCTCCTGGGTCCTTACAAAGACG TTACTCTCAACTTATACCCGAGTAAGTCGGGAATGAGCAAAGGTGTCAAAATTGGAATCATTGTAGGAGGAACCATTGCTTTCTTCCTTGGCTTATCCTTTCTAGCATtgctcctcttcttcatcaagaGAAAAGCTAAGCATGtccaacaacaacaagagcCGA TCCCTAAATCTCCAATGAACATGGAAAGCGTGAAGGGTTACAATTTCATGGAACTTGATACAGCAACAAGCAGTTTCAGTGACCTGTCTCAGATTGGCAGAGGAGGCTATGGGAAGGTCTACAGAGGGCATTTACCATGTGGCCTGATTGTGGCGGTCAAACGTGCAGAGCAAGGATCTCTTCAGGGCCAAAAAGAGTTCTACACAGAGATCGAGTTGCTCTCACGGTTACACCACCGAAACCTTGTTTCTTTGCTTGGCTACTGCGATCAGAAAGGAGAACAG ATGTTGGTATATGAGTTCATGCCCAACGGTTCTCTTCAAGACGCACTCTCTG CGAGGTTCAGAGAGCCGCTGAGTTTCGGGCTAAGATTGAGAATAGCACTGGGGTCAGCGAGGGGGATATTGTATCTGCACACAGAGGCGGACCCGCCAATAATCCATCGAGACATCAAACCCAGCAACATTCTTCTGGACAACAAGATGAACCCTAAAGTGGCAGACTTTGGAATCTCAAAGCTCATAGCACTAGACGGTGGAGGTGTGCAAAGGGATCACGTAACTACCATCGTCAAAGGCACCCCT gGATACGTGGATCCAGAATACTACTTGAGCCACAGGCTGACAGAGAAGAGTGACGTGTACAGCATGGGGATTGTGTTTCTGGAGATTCTGACAGGAATGCGCCCAATCTCACACGGGAGGAACATCGTCCGAGAGGTGAAGGAAGCGTGGGAAGCCGGGATGATGTTGTCGGTGATAGACGAGAGCATGGGGCAGGACTACTCTGAGGAGGGGGTGAAGAGATTCATGGAGCTGGCCATCAGATGCTGCCGGGATGACCCAGTAGAGCGCCCAGGGATGCTGGAGATCGTGAGGGAGCTCGAGAACCTGTTTACAAAGGAAGAGAAGCCATATTCAAGCCCGTCGGTGCAATCCTCTGCTTCAGGCTTCTTCGCTGCAGGGCTTGGCTCTTATAATAACCACAGTACATTCTCACAATTCACAGCTAACGAACTCGTCAGTGGCGTCATCCCCTCCATCGCTCCCCGCTAA
- the LOC103855394 gene encoding mannan endo-1,4-beta-mannosidase 6 isoform X2, whose protein sequence is MNMKLPPRRYTCKKMKDRLGFRFVLCSAVFMILTQHRALANSHGVNSEEEEWEMVQRKGQQFTLNGQPFYVNGFNTYWMMTLAADNSTRGKVTDVFQQASAVGLTVGRTWAFNDGQWRALQKSPSVYDEDVFKALDFVVSEARKYKIRLILSLVNNWNDYGGKAQYVKWGNASGLNLTSDDDFFTNPTLRDFYKSHVRTVLNRVNTFTNITYKNDPTIFAWELMNEPRCPSDPSGDKLQSWIQEMAVFVKSLDAKHMVEIGLEGFYGPSAPARTKFNPNPYAAQVGTDFIRNNQALGVDFASVHVYPDAWISPAVSDTFLEFTNSWMQAHVEDAEMYLGMPVLFTEFGVSAHDPGFNTSFRDMMLNTVYKMSLNSTRKGGAGAGSLVWQVFPQGAEFMDDGYAVYLTRAHTASKIISLQSKRLAIFNSLCGWRCKWGCKKKNHTALDALLSHDDEL, encoded by the exons ATGAATATGAAGCTCCCCCCTCGTCGATACACCTGTAAAAAAATGAAGGACCGTCTTGGATTCAGATTCGTGCTCTGCTCTGCGGTTTTCATGATTCTAACACAGCACAGAGCTCTTGCAAATTCCCATGG GGTTaactcagaagaagaagaatgggaGATGGTGCAGAGGAAAGGGCAGCAGTTCACCCTAAATGGACAACCATTCTACGTGAATGGCTTCAACACTTACTGGATGATGACTCTGGCAGCTGATAACTCCACGAGAGGCAAAGTGACGGACGTGTTCCAACAAGCCTCTGCAGTTGGTTTAACGGTAGGCAGGACCTGGGCTTTCAACGACGGTCAATGGAGAGCTCTCCAGAAATCTCCCTCTGTTTACGATGAAGATGTCTTCAAG GCCCTGGACTTCGTGGTGAGCGAGGCCCGAAAGTACAAGATCAGACTTATACTCTCACTGGTCAACAACTGGAACGACTATGGGGGCAAAGCTCAGTACGTTAAATGGGGCAATGCCTCTGGTCTTAATCTCACCTCTGATGACGACTTCTTCACCAACCCCACCCTGAGAGACTTCTACAAATCCCATGTCCGG ACGGTGCTGAATAGAGTGAACACCTTCACAAACATCACATACAAGAACGACCCCACAATCTTCGCCTGGGAACTCATGAATGAGCCCCGTTGCCCCTCTGATCCTTCCGGTGACAAACTCCAGTCTTGGATACAAGAAATGGCAGTGTTTGTGAAGAGCTTAGATGCTAAACATATGGTAGAGATCGGACTCGAAGGCTTCTATGGTCCCTCTGCTCCAGCTCGAACCAAATTCAATCCCAACCCCTACGCTGCACAAGTCGGAACCGACTTCATCAGAAATAATCAAGCTCTTGGAGTCGATTTTGCTTCGGTTCACGTCTATCCAGATGCCTG GATATCTCCGGCAGTATCAGATACTTTCCTGGAATTCACTAACTCGTGGATGCAAGCTCATGTGGAGGATGCAGAGATGTACTTGGGAATGCCGGTTCTGTTCACAGAGTTTGGTGTGTCCGCACATGACCCTGGTTTCAACACGAGTTTCCGTGACATGATGTTAAATACGGTGTACAAGATGAGCCTTAACTCAACAAGGAAAGGAGGGGCAGGTGCGGGAAGTCTGGTGTGGCAGGTCTTCCCTCAGGGAGCAGAGTTCATGGATGATGGCTACGCGGTTTATCTAACGAGAGCTCACACCGCTTCAAAAATCATATCTCTGCAGTCCAAGCGACTTGCCATCTTCAACTCCTTGTGCGGCTGGAGATGCAAGTGGGGATGCAAGAAAAAGAATCACACTGCCCTCGATGCCCTTCTTTCGCACGACGACGAGCTTTAA
- the LOC103855390 gene encoding probable LRR receptor-like serine/threonine-protein kinase At1g06840, with protein sequence MVLLPQRVSLYPLLVAFFCLLLLLLLLADAQRTDPSEVTALRSLKRSLVDPKDFLRNWNRGDPCRSNWTGVICSNEIGPDEYLHVRELLLMNMNLSGSLSPELRKLVHLEILDFMWNNISGSIPKEIGQISSLVLLLLNGNKLSGPLPSELGYLSNLNRFQIDENNITGPIPKSFSNLRKVKHLHFNNNSLSGQIPVELSSLTNIFHVLLDNNNLSGDLPPQLSQLPNLQILQLDNNNFSGSDIPASYGNFSSILKLSLRNCSLKGALPDFSRIRRLKYLDLSWNELTGPIPSTNLSEDVTTIDLSNNILNGSIPLSFSNLPLLQMLSMKNNMLSGSIPDSLWKNISLRKKARLLLDLRNNSLSHVEGDLTLPENVTLRLDGNPICKNGSITNAGLFCESIGKAWTSPPPINSTDCPPLACPTPDFYEYSPASPLRCFCAAPLRIGYRLKSPSFSYFPPYIDQFGEYVTDFLQMEPYQLWIDSYQWEKGPRLRMHLKLFPQVTRSTFNTSEVVRIRGIFASWRFPGSDLFGPYELLNFTLQGPYSYVNLGSERKGVSWGRLAAITAGAVVTAVAISAMVAALLLRRYSKHEREISRRRSSSKASLMNSGIRGFRFKELAEATDDFSSSALVGRGGYGKVYRGVLSDKTVAAIKRADEGSLQGEKEFLNEIELLSRLHHRNLVSLIGYCDEEGEQMLVYEFMPNGTLRDWLSAKGKETLSFGMRVRVALGAARGILYLHTEANPPVFHRDIKASNILLDLNFNAKVADFGLSRLAPALEEEEDVPKHVSTVVRGTPGYLDPEYFLTHKLTDKSDVYSIGVVFLELLTGMHAISHGKNIVREVKTADMMVSLIDKRMEAWSMETAERFFSLALRCSHDSPDMRPAMAEVVKELEALLPDKEGKMETKSSSSVLSTSSSNVTRDLYESASLLGSDLSSGVVPSIAPR encoded by the exons ATGGTGTTGTTGCCTCAGAGAGTCTCTCTATATCCGCTCCTTGTTGCGTTTTTCTgcctgcttcttcttcttcttcttcttgccgATGCACAGCGAACAGACCCTTCTGAAG TCACTGCTTTACGATCACTTAAGAGAAGTTTAGTTGATCCTAAAGATTTTTTGAGAAACTGGAACAGAGGAGACCCTTGCAGGTCAAATTGGACAGGAGTTATCTGCTCCAATGAGATTGGACCTGACGAATACCTTCATGTCCGAGAACT CTTGCTGATGAATATGAATCTCTCCGGGAGTTTATCACCAGAGCTCCGAAAATTAGTTCATCTCGAGATATT AGATTTCATGTGGAACAATATAAGTGGTTCAATTCCAAAGGAGATAGGGCAGATATCATCCCTGGTACTCTT GCTGCTGAATGGAAACAAACTTTCAGGGCCTTTACCAAGCGAACTAGGCTATCTTTCGAACTTGAACAGGTTCCAGATAGATGAAAATAATATCACAGGACCAATACCAAAGTCCTTTTCCAACTTGAGAAAAGTGAAACATCT GCACTTCAACAATAATTCGTTGAGCGGCCAGATTCCAGTTGAGCTTTCCAGTCTTACAAACATCTTTCACGT GCTGCTAGACAACAACAATTTATCCGGAGATCTCCCACCACAACTGTCTCAGTTGCCAAACCTGCAAATCCT GCAACTTGATAATAACAACTTCAGTGGATCAGATATACCAGCTTCCTATGGAAACTTTTCTAGTATACTGAAGCT GAGTCTTAGAAACTGTAGTTTGAAAGGGGCTCTTCCTGATTTTAGCAGGATACGTCGTCTCAAATACTT GGATCTTAGCTGGAATGAGCTCACAGGACCTATACCTTCTACTAATCTTTCTGAGGATGTGACAACCAT TGATTTATCAAACAACATACTAAACGGATCCATTCCGCTGAGCTTCTCAAATCTCCCTTTGCTTCAGATGCT ATCGATGAAGAACAATATGTTATCTGGATCCATTCCTGATTCCCTCTGGAAGAATATCTCATTACGGAAGAAAGCTAGACTTCTACT GGATCTCAGGAATAATAGTCTGTCACATGTTGAAGGAGATCTAACCCTTCCAGAAAATGTCACTTTAAG GCTTGATGGTAATCCGATATGCAAGAACGGAAGCATAACAAATGCAGGCCTCTTCTGCGAATCCATAGGAAAAGCGTGGACATCACCACCACCAATCAACTCAACAGACTGTCCTCCTCTAGCCTGTCCCACTCCTGATTTCTACGAATACAGTCCAGCATCCCCGTTACGATGCTTTTGTGCAGCGCCTCTCAGGATTGGATACCGTCTGAAGAGTCCTAGCTTCTCATACTTCCCTCCATATATTGATCAATTCGGGGAGTACGTTACCGATTTTCTTCAAATGGAGCCCTATCAACTCTGGATTGACTCTTATCAATGGGAGAAAGGGCCTCGTCTGAGGATGCATCTGAAACTTTTTCCGCAAGTTACAAGAAGCACATTTAACACGAGTGAAGTTGTGAGAATCCGAGGCATATTCGCATCATGGAGATTTCCCGGGAGTGACTTATTCGGACCATATGAGCTGCTCAACTTCACTCTGCAGGGGCCTTATTCATATG TTAACTTGGGCAGTGAAAGGAAAGGTGTGAGCTGGGGACGTTTGGCAGCAATAACTGCAGGGGCTGTGGTGACTGCTGTTGCAATCTCCGCCATGGTTGCCGCCTTGTTGCTTAGAAGATACAGCAAGCACGAGCGTGAGATATCTAGAAGACGGTCTT CCTCGAAAGCTTCCTTGATGAATTCTGGGATAAGAGGCTTCAGGTTCAAAGAACTAGCAGAGGCCACGGACGATTTTAGTAGCTCAGCTTTGGTTGGACGCGGAGGCTACGGAAAGGTTTATAGGGGTGTGTTATCTGACAAAACGGTTGCTGCCATAAAGCGAGCTGATGAAGGGTCTTTGCAAGGTGAGAAGGAGTTCTTGAATGAAATAGAGTTGCTCTCCAGGTTGCATCATCGGAATCTAGTGTCCCTTATCGGTTATTGTGACGAAGAAGGGGAGCAG ATGCTGGTATACGAATTCATGCCAAATGGCACCCTGCGCGACTGGCTCTCTG CTAAAGGGAAGGAGACATTGAGCTTTGGGATGAGGGTTCGTGTTGCTTTGGGAGCAGCCAGGGGTATTCTCTACCTTCACACAGAAGCCAACCCACCAGTGTTCCACCGAGACATCAAAGCCAGTAACATCCTCCTCGACCTCAACTTCAATGCCAAAGTTGCAGACTTTGGACTGTCCCGTCTTGCTCCTGCtttggaggaggaagaggatgtGCCTAAACACGTATCCACGGTTGTTCGTGGGACTCCA GGGTACCTGGATCCAGAATACTTCCTGACGCACAAGCTGACGGACAAGAGCGACGTGTACAGCATTGGGGTTGTGTTCTTGGAGCTGCTGACTGGTATGCACGCCATATCCCATGGCAAAAACATTGTGCGAGAGGTGAAGACGGCGGACATGATGGTGTCGCTGATAGACAAGAGAATGGAGGCGTGGTCGATGGAAACCGCGGAAAGGTTTTTCTCATTGGCACTGAGGTGTAGCCACGACTCGCCTGATATGAGGCCTGCGATGGCTGAGGTGGTGAAAGAGCTGGAGGCACTGCTCCCGGACAAGGAAGGAAAAATGGAAACGAAGTCGTCCTCCTCGGTGCTGTCAACATCATCTTCGAATGTGACAAGAGACCTTTACGAGTCGGCGAGCCTTTTAGGAAGCGATCTCAGCAGCGGCGTTGTTCCCAGCATCGCTCCTCGCTGA
- the LOC103855393 gene encoding eukaryotic translation initiation factor 2 subunit beta, translating into MDLQQELEQEACWKLELDKVLDVTKLDPSKKKKKKKKRPFIREDATYDSEPDYGYAELLSRVFDMLREEEVSTERPRTVMMRRPQLLAQGTHITVCLDFAHLCTMMHRKPGHVITFLLGQMETKGWLNKQHQLEMKGLVSSQHFQAVFQRYIDAFVICSCCKSSDTALAEANGISTLSCEMCGLVAMINEPNPL; encoded by the exons ATGGATTTACAGCAAGAGTTAGAGCAGGAGGCTTGTTGGAAACTCGAGCTGGACAAGGTTTTAGAT GTCACCAAATTGGATCCttccaaaaagaagaagaagaagaagaagaggccgTTTATACGGGAAGACGCTACCTACGACTCTGAGCCCGATTATGGCTATGCAGag CTCTTGAGTAGGGTCTTTGATATGCTTCGTGAGGAGGAGGTTTCCACAGAGAGGCCAAGAACAGTGATGATGCGTCGTCCCCAGCTCCTCGCACAAGGGACACATATAACAGTTTGTTTAGACTTTGCTCATCTCTGCACAAT GATGCATAGAAAGCCAGGTCATGTCATAACATTCTTACTTGGCCAAATGGAGACAaagggatggctcaacaaacaGCACCAGCTTGAGATGAAGGGTTTAGTGTCTTCTCAGCATTTCCAAGCTGTGTTTCAGAGATACATTG ATGCGTTCGTAATCTGCAGCTGCTGCAAAAGTTCAGACACAGCTCTCGCGGAGGCCAATGGCATTTCCACTCTCAGCTGTGAGATG TGTGGTTTGGTAGCAATGATCAACGAACCGAATCCCCTGTGA
- the LOC103855394 gene encoding mannan endo-1,4-beta-mannosidase 6 isoform X1: MNINTQTCNQMNMKLPPRRYTCKKMKDRLGFRFVLCSAVFMILTQHRALANSHGVNSEEEEWEMVQRKGQQFTLNGQPFYVNGFNTYWMMTLAADNSTRGKVTDVFQQASAVGLTVGRTWAFNDGQWRALQKSPSVYDEDVFKALDFVVSEARKYKIRLILSLVNNWNDYGGKAQYVKWGNASGLNLTSDDDFFTNPTLRDFYKSHVRTVLNRVNTFTNITYKNDPTIFAWELMNEPRCPSDPSGDKLQSWIQEMAVFVKSLDAKHMVEIGLEGFYGPSAPARTKFNPNPYAAQVGTDFIRNNQALGVDFASVHVYPDAWISPAVSDTFLEFTNSWMQAHVEDAEMYLGMPVLFTEFGVSAHDPGFNTSFRDMMLNTVYKMSLNSTRKGGAGAGSLVWQVFPQGAEFMDDGYAVYLTRAHTASKIISLQSKRLAIFNSLCGWRCKWGCKKKNHTALDALLSHDDEL, encoded by the exons ATGAATATAAATACCCAAACATGTAACCAGATGAATATGAAGCTCCCCCCTCGTCGATACACCTGTAAAAAAATGAAGGACCGTCTTGGATTCAGATTCGTGCTCTGCTCTGCGGTTTTCATGATTCTAACACAGCACAGAGCTCTTGCAAATTCCCATGG GGTTaactcagaagaagaagaatgggaGATGGTGCAGAGGAAAGGGCAGCAGTTCACCCTAAATGGACAACCATTCTACGTGAATGGCTTCAACACTTACTGGATGATGACTCTGGCAGCTGATAACTCCACGAGAGGCAAAGTGACGGACGTGTTCCAACAAGCCTCTGCAGTTGGTTTAACGGTAGGCAGGACCTGGGCTTTCAACGACGGTCAATGGAGAGCTCTCCAGAAATCTCCCTCTGTTTACGATGAAGATGTCTTCAAG GCCCTGGACTTCGTGGTGAGCGAGGCCCGAAAGTACAAGATCAGACTTATACTCTCACTGGTCAACAACTGGAACGACTATGGGGGCAAAGCTCAGTACGTTAAATGGGGCAATGCCTCTGGTCTTAATCTCACCTCTGATGACGACTTCTTCACCAACCCCACCCTGAGAGACTTCTACAAATCCCATGTCCGG ACGGTGCTGAATAGAGTGAACACCTTCACAAACATCACATACAAGAACGACCCCACAATCTTCGCCTGGGAACTCATGAATGAGCCCCGTTGCCCCTCTGATCCTTCCGGTGACAAACTCCAGTCTTGGATACAAGAAATGGCAGTGTTTGTGAAGAGCTTAGATGCTAAACATATGGTAGAGATCGGACTCGAAGGCTTCTATGGTCCCTCTGCTCCAGCTCGAACCAAATTCAATCCCAACCCCTACGCTGCACAAGTCGGAACCGACTTCATCAGAAATAATCAAGCTCTTGGAGTCGATTTTGCTTCGGTTCACGTCTATCCAGATGCCTG GATATCTCCGGCAGTATCAGATACTTTCCTGGAATTCACTAACTCGTGGATGCAAGCTCATGTGGAGGATGCAGAGATGTACTTGGGAATGCCGGTTCTGTTCACAGAGTTTGGTGTGTCCGCACATGACCCTGGTTTCAACACGAGTTTCCGTGACATGATGTTAAATACGGTGTACAAGATGAGCCTTAACTCAACAAGGAAAGGAGGGGCAGGTGCGGGAAGTCTGGTGTGGCAGGTCTTCCCTCAGGGAGCAGAGTTCATGGATGATGGCTACGCGGTTTATCTAACGAGAGCTCACACCGCTTCAAAAATCATATCTCTGCAGTCCAAGCGACTTGCCATCTTCAACTCCTTGTGCGGCTGGAGATGCAAGTGGGGATGCAAGAAAAAGAATCACACTGCCCTCGATGCCCTTCTTTCGCACGACGACGAGCTTTAA